The following coding sequences are from one Candidatus Desulfofervidus auxilii window:
- a CDS encoding TlyA family RNA methyltransferase has product MGQKVRLDKLLLERGLAKSRERAKALILCGQVLVNKKVIDKAGTLVDVTSLIELKSPDHPYVSRGGIKLEAAIKNFNINLKDKIALDVGASTGGFTDCLLKHGAKKVYAVDVGYGLLDWRLRQDKRVILIERQNIRYLPKEKIPEPIDIATVDVSFISVKKVIPKVTEFLNPKGEIIILIKPQFEVGREKVGKGGIVRDEAIRQEAVKEIVNFCKKLGFHIIGVIPSPILGAKGNQEYLAYGKKGGNNA; this is encoded by the coding sequence ATGGGACAAAAAGTAAGATTAGACAAGTTGCTTTTGGAAAGAGGTTTAGCAAAGAGTCGTGAAAGGGCAAAGGCTTTAATCCTTTGCGGTCAAGTATTAGTAAATAAAAAAGTTATTGATAAAGCAGGTACTTTAGTAGATGTTACTTCTTTAATAGAACTTAAATCTCCTGATCATCCTTATGTTAGCCGGGGAGGGATTAAGCTTGAGGCAGCAATTAAAAATTTTAATATAAATTTAAAAGATAAAATTGCTTTAGATGTTGGTGCTTCTACAGGTGGTTTTACTGATTGCCTTTTAAAACATGGGGCAAAAAAGGTCTATGCTGTAGATGTAGGTTATGGTCTTTTAGACTGGAGATTGCGTCAAGACAAAAGAGTTATATTAATTGAACGTCAAAATATACGATATTTACCAAAGGAAAAAATTCCTGAACCAATAGATATTGCTACTGTTGATGTTTCCTTTATTTCAGTAAAAAAAGTTATACCAAAAGTGACAGAGTTTTTAAATCCTAAAGGAGAAATAATTATTTTGATAAAACCTCAATTTGAAGTAGGAAGAGAAAAAGTAGGAAAAGGGGGCATTGTGAGAGATGAAGCAATAAGACAGGAAGCAGTAAAAGAAATAGTCAATTTTTGTAAAAAACTTGGTTTTCATATAATAGGAGTAATACCATCACCTATCTTAGGAGCAAAAGGTAATCAAGAATATCTTGCCTATGGCAAAAAAGGAGGAAATAATGCGTAA
- a CDS encoding HDOD domain-containing protein: MKESIRKTLTLLDNPHANARIIAAEISRDPGLSAHILRIANSPFYGMRFRVSSLSHAVMVLGLTALKGILVMMHLYELQYPPSIRKFLNTIYKHLTKSALLAHELIAIIPLRENILKGPEIATAALLHDIGKAIIAFNFPHLVAAIYTSDSATHIEREEAKLGFNHQDVNLALSTRWAFPDVLSIPLSYHHNLSDAPSEHLTCAIIHLIDMILNNRTPNSLALEIVGLSNIDFDQLKNKLIQKMSSNALKAIF, encoded by the coding sequence ATGAAAGAATCAATCCGAAAAACACTTACCCTTCTTGATAATCCTCACGCTAATGCCCGTATAATAGCCGCTGAAATTTCTCGTGATCCCGGACTTTCCGCTCATATTCTTAGAATTGCAAATTCTCCATTTTATGGAATGAGATTTAGAGTTTCATCACTTTCCCATGCTGTTATGGTTCTAGGTCTTACTGCCCTTAAAGGAATATTAGTTATGATGCACCTTTATGAATTACAGTATCCACCATCTATTAGAAAATTTCTTAATACTATCTACAAACATTTAACAAAATCTGCATTGTTAGCTCATGAGCTTATAGCTATTATACCCTTACGTGAAAATATTCTAAAAGGCCCTGAGATAGCTACAGCAGCCTTACTCCATGATATTGGAAAAGCAATTATTGCCTTTAATTTTCCACACTTGGTAGCTGCTATTTATACATCTGATTCTGCCACTCATATAGAACGAGAAGAAGCAAAACTGGGCTTTAATCATCAAGATGTCAATCTGGCTCTATCAACACGCTGGGCATTTCCAGACGTGCTCTCAATTCCTCTTTCATACCATCATAATTTATCTGATGCTCCTTCTGAACATCTAACTTGCGCCATTATCCATCTTATTGACATGATTTTAAACAACAGAACACCCAATTCATTAGCGCTTGAAATTGTCGGATTGAGCAATATAGATTTTGATCAACTAAAGAACAAACTTATACAGAAAATGTCATCTAATGCATTAAAAGCAATTTTCTAA
- a CDS encoding 60S ribosomal export protein NMD3, translated as MRKDRLIQEKIHDPYYEEKKYPDGVVCPNCQAIYRDGRWVWPEKGEKIPPNSDEYLCPACRRIRDKYPAGVVVFSGSYFEEHREEILNLVNNIIEEEIERSPVKKLINTEETEEGLVFNFTDDSLARRVGEAVARAHKGELEMKYLEGAKFIYVAWQREK; from the coding sequence ATGCGTAAAGACCGATTGATTCAAGAAAAAATTCATGACCCTTATTATGAAGAAAAAAAATATCCAGATGGTGTTGTTTGTCCAAACTGTCAAGCCATATATAGAGATGGGCGTTGGGTCTGGCCTGAAAAAGGAGAAAAAATTCCTCCTAATAGTGATGAATATTTATGCCCTGCTTGTCGGCGGATTAGGGACAAATATCCTGCTGGAGTAGTTGTATTTTCAGGCAGTTATTTTGAAGAACATAGAGAAGAAATTTTAAACTTAGTAAATAATATTATTGAAGAAGAGATAGAACGTTCTCCAGTAAAAAAACTTATAAATACAGAAGAAACAGAAGAAGGTCTTGTTTTCAATTTTACTGATGATAGTTTGGCTCGCAGAGTAGGTGAAGCTGTTGCACGTGCGCATAAAGGAGAACTTGAGATGAAATATTTAGAGGGAGCAAAATTTATCTATGTAGCATGGCAAAGAGAGAAATGA